A single region of the Vulgatibacter sp. genome encodes:
- a CDS encoding DUF1360 domain-containing protein gives MGISYTIAHERICAPLRRRLGGKETWLGYLVSCPYCNSHWIAFVLVPLTDLYYVQIAPDWGWFGWAIDWFLSSYLVVVIAAFLRVIFFWVDETQGLVRRRQVETEVETETQRVLKARTEHELQHELHELEHELHEHEREAQRHGPERPPH, from the coding sequence ATGGGGATCTCGTACACGATCGCCCACGAGCGGATCTGCGCGCCCCTGCGCCGCCGCCTCGGCGGCAAGGAGACGTGGCTGGGCTACCTCGTCTCCTGCCCCTACTGCAACTCGCACTGGATCGCCTTCGTCCTCGTCCCGCTCACCGACCTCTACTACGTGCAGATCGCGCCGGATTGGGGCTGGTTCGGCTGGGCCATCGACTGGTTCCTCTCGAGCTACCTGGTGGTGGTGATCGCCGCCTTCCTCCGGGTGATCTTCTTCTGGGTCGACGAGACCCAGGGGCTCGTCCGGCGCAGGCAGGTCGAGACCGAGGTCGAGACGGAGACCCAGCGGGTGCTGAAGGCCCGGACGGAGCACGAGCTCCAGCACGAGCTGCACGAGCTCGAGCACGAGCTGCACGAGCACGAGCGTGAAGCGCAGCGCCACGGCCCCGAGCGGCCGCCGCACTGA
- a CDS encoding 3-keto-5-aminohexanoate cleavage protein: MAFSPLVITAALVGAETTREQTPYLPISPEEIAQEARRCRDAGASMVHLHVREPDGKPSQSAELFRQTIERIRELAPDLVCQTSTGGAVGMSVDERAQPLTLEGRAKPEMATLTTGTVNFGDDVFWNPRPLVREIARRMRAAGIVPEIECFDAGMVDEAFALAKEGLLDLPAHFDFVLGVPGALAARRSAIEFLRSQLPEGSTFTVAGVGRHQLPMAELAIELGGNVRVGLEDNVYVSKGVLAKGSFELVERVVDLARAKDRQVATPDQARQILRLPARA; encoded by the coding sequence ATGGCCTTCTCCCCGCTCGTCATCACCGCAGCGCTCGTCGGCGCCGAGACCACCCGCGAGCAGACCCCCTACCTGCCGATCAGCCCCGAGGAGATCGCCCAGGAGGCCAGGCGCTGCCGCGACGCCGGCGCGTCGATGGTCCATCTCCACGTGCGCGAGCCGGATGGAAAGCCCTCCCAGAGCGCCGAGCTCTTTCGCCAGACCATCGAGCGGATCCGGGAGCTGGCCCCCGACCTCGTCTGCCAGACCAGCACCGGCGGCGCGGTGGGCATGAGCGTGGACGAGCGGGCGCAGCCCCTCACCCTCGAAGGCAGGGCGAAGCCGGAGATGGCCACCCTCACCACCGGCACCGTCAACTTCGGCGACGACGTCTTCTGGAACCCGCGGCCGCTGGTGCGGGAGATCGCCCGGCGCATGCGCGCGGCGGGCATCGTGCCGGAGATCGAGTGCTTCGACGCCGGGATGGTCGACGAGGCCTTCGCCCTGGCGAAGGAGGGCCTGCTCGACCTGCCGGCCCACTTCGATTTCGTCCTCGGTGTGCCCGGCGCACTGGCAGCCAGGCGCTCGGCGATCGAGTTCCTCCGCTCCCAGCTCCCCGAGGGATCGACCTTCACCGTGGCGGGGGTGGGGCGCCACCAGCTGCCGATGGCGGAGCTGGCGATCGAGCTGGGCGGCAACGTCCGGGTCGGCCTCGAGGACAACGTCTACGTGAGCAAGGGCGTCCTCGCGAAGGGCTCCTTCGAGCTGGTGGAGCGGGTGGTCGATCTCGCCCGGGCGAAGGACCGGCAGGTGGCGACGCCCGACCAGGCGCGCCAGATCCTGCGCCTGCCCGCCAGGGCCTGA
- a CDS encoding MBL fold metallo-hydrolase: MNRILVALALAAAATGCAHVPAETPHAATPTATWDAALGEGPRVEVIPLLTGEIQVDRSFLLDFDNGHLHDRTDAKKWVPVLAYLVRHPTQGDLLIDTGFDHTFAESGHGNLGGIAFLASFARQQQGHDVVSLLRELEVDPARLRMIVLSHMHPDHTAGLPDLPKTVPVITGPGAVESYGGPWYAPADHLAGIESLRALALPDEGAVDLFGDGSLLVLPTPGHAAGNLSFLLRAQGGPVLLTCDASHTREGFDLGVAPGGVDDRATADASLDALRRFVAAHPMVRVKAGHEASDWDLTRGIQDAL; the protein is encoded by the coding sequence ATGAACCGCATCCTCGTTGCCCTGGCCCTCGCTGCTGCCGCTACCGGCTGCGCCCACGTCCCCGCGGAAACGCCCCACGCGGCCACGCCCACCGCGACCTGGGACGCGGCCCTCGGCGAGGGTCCCCGGGTCGAGGTGATCCCGCTCCTCACCGGCGAGATCCAGGTCGACCGCAGCTTCCTCCTCGACTTCGACAACGGCCACCTGCACGACCGCACCGACGCGAAGAAGTGGGTGCCGGTGCTGGCCTATCTCGTCCGCCACCCCACGCAAGGAGATCTGCTCATCGACACCGGCTTCGATCACACCTTCGCGGAGAGCGGCCACGGCAACCTCGGCGGCATCGCCTTCCTCGCCTCCTTCGCCAGGCAGCAGCAGGGGCACGACGTGGTCTCGCTCCTGCGGGAACTGGAGGTGGATCCCGCCCGCTTGCGGATGATCGTCCTCTCGCACATGCACCCGGACCACACCGCCGGCTTGCCCGATCTGCCGAAGACGGTGCCGGTGATCACCGGGCCCGGCGCGGTGGAGAGCTACGGCGGCCCGTGGTACGCGCCGGCCGACCACCTCGCCGGGATCGAGTCCCTGCGGGCGCTGGCGCTGCCGGACGAAGGCGCGGTGGACCTCTTCGGCGACGGATCGCTGCTCGTGCTCCCCACCCCCGGCCACGCTGCCGGAAACCTCTCCTTCCTGCTCCGCGCGCAGGGCGGCCCCGTTCTGCTCACCTGCGATGCGTCGCATACCCGGGAGGGCTTCGATCTCGGCGTGGCCCCTGGTGGTGTCGACGACCGGGCCACCGCCGACGCCTCGCTCGATGCGCTGCGCCGCTTCGTCGCTGCCCATCCGATGGTCCGGGTGAAGGCGGGCCACGAGGCGAGCGATTGGGATCTCACCCGCGGGATCCAGGACGCGCTCTGA
- a CDS encoding AraC family transcriptional regulator — MAESLQPTVSARLAHVILAVVQAMGGDPAAVAAEAGFEPAAAKSADARIPLDLEERLWELAAKHVGDPLFGLHAGARYTAGPFDVFDYVCRAAANVRGALERVIRYNRLLHDVAEFSLEEKGDRAIVRHRFRAGLPGPAPQAADFTLAAGLAALRNWSGMPIAARRIEVPHAAPGDPSEFERFFGTKQVVFGAPNGIIEIDRSHLELPLPAADPGLCAVLERHADALLDALPQVAPFEGRVREILAAELRGGTPTAEAVAARLHMSTRTLHRRLAEIGTSFGEELEALRRGLAVRYLEDRRVSIAEVAFLLGYSEPRAFHRAFKAWMGETPGTWRERH, encoded by the coding sequence GTGGCAGAGAGCCTCCAGCCCACCGTCTCCGCGCGCCTGGCGCACGTCATCCTCGCCGTGGTGCAGGCGATGGGCGGCGACCCTGCCGCGGTGGCGGCGGAGGCCGGCTTCGAGCCTGCCGCGGCGAAGAGCGCCGATGCCCGGATCCCGCTGGACCTCGAGGAGCGGCTCTGGGAGCTCGCTGCGAAGCACGTCGGCGACCCCCTCTTCGGCCTCCATGCAGGCGCCCGCTACACCGCAGGCCCCTTCGACGTCTTCGACTACGTCTGCAGAGCAGCCGCCAACGTGCGCGGCGCCCTGGAGCGGGTGATCCGCTACAACCGGCTGCTCCACGACGTCGCCGAATTCTCCCTCGAGGAGAAGGGCGACCGCGCGATCGTGCGCCACCGCTTCCGCGCCGGCCTGCCCGGACCGGCGCCGCAGGCGGCGGACTTCACCCTCGCCGCGGGATTGGCGGCGCTGCGGAACTGGAGCGGCATGCCCATCGCCGCCCGCCGCATCGAAGTGCCCCACGCCGCCCCGGGCGATCCTTCCGAATTCGAGCGCTTCTTCGGGACGAAGCAGGTCGTCTTCGGCGCCCCCAACGGCATCATCGAGATCGACCGGTCCCACCTCGAGCTGCCGCTCCCCGCTGCGGATCCCGGGCTCTGCGCGGTGCTCGAGCGACACGCCGATGCCCTCCTCGATGCGCTTCCACAGGTGGCTCCCTTCGAGGGGAGGGTGCGCGAGATCCTCGCCGCCGAGCTCCGGGGCGGCACACCCACCGCCGAAGCGGTGGCGGCGCGATTGCACATGAGCACCCGCACGCTCCACCGCAGGCTCGCGGAGATCGGCACCTCGTTCGGCGAGGAGCTCGAGGCCCTCCGCCGCGGCCTCGCGGTGCGCTACCTCGAGGACCGAAGGGTCTCGATCGCCGAGGTCGCGTTCCTCCTCGGCTACTCCGAGCCCCGCGCCTTCCACCGCGCCTTCAAGGCGTGGATGGGCGAGACGCCGGGGACGTGGCGCGAGCGGCACTGA
- a CDS encoding hotdog fold domain-containing protein, translated as MPVDEKVTIRLRMSQADAHYGGNLVDGARMLALFGDVATELLIRLDGDEGLFRAYDSVEFLAPVYAGDYIEAEGQIVEKGNTSRKMRFEARKVIRPLPGSDSACEVLDPPIVVTRASGTCVTPKAKQRFRKD; from the coding sequence ATGCCCGTGGATGAGAAGGTCACGATCCGCCTGCGCATGAGCCAGGCCGACGCGCATTACGGCGGAAACCTGGTCGACGGCGCCCGCATGCTCGCCCTCTTCGGCGACGTGGCCACCGAGCTCCTCATCCGCCTCGACGGCGACGAGGGCCTCTTCCGCGCCTACGACAGCGTCGAGTTCCTCGCCCCGGTCTACGCCGGCGACTACATCGAGGCGGAAGGGCAGATCGTCGAGAAGGGCAACACCTCGCGGAAGATGCGCTTCGAGGCCCGCAAGGTGATCCGCCCGCTGCCCGGCAGCGATTCCGCCTGCGAGGTCCTCGACCCGCCGATCGTCGTCACCCGCGCCTCGGGCACCTGCGTCACCCCGAAGGCCAAGCAGCGCTTCCGCAAGGATTGA
- a CDS encoding putative glycolipid-binding domain-containing protein has product MNEAQCTRRVLWQRLDEPGWESICLQQLENGGWEADAHFVGSHQGHAVAADYRLVLDASWVTLRAEANWGLGPSRTTLVLDRVGTRWRVNGDQRPDLDGCIDVDFGWSPLTNTLPIRRIGLQDHRPHEIDVAWIREGTLEVGKSAQRYTRTGPAAVLFESLRSGFTASLQVDEDGLVQVYPGLFRRLA; this is encoded by the coding sequence ATGAACGAAGCGCAGTGCACCCGCCGGGTCCTCTGGCAGCGGCTCGACGAACCGGGCTGGGAGTCGATCTGCCTCCAACAGCTCGAGAACGGCGGCTGGGAGGCGGACGCGCATTTCGTCGGCAGCCACCAGGGCCACGCGGTCGCCGCCGACTACCGCCTCGTTCTCGACGCGAGCTGGGTCACGCTGCGGGCGGAAGCGAACTGGGGGCTCGGGCCCAGCCGCACCACCCTCGTCCTCGACCGCGTCGGCACCCGCTGGCGGGTGAACGGTGACCAGCGCCCCGATCTCGACGGCTGCATCGACGTCGATTTCGGCTGGTCGCCCCTCACCAACACGCTGCCCATCCGCCGCATCGGCCTCCAGGATCACAGGCCCCACGAGATCGACGTCGCCTGGATCCGCGAGGGCACCCTCGAGGTGGGGAAATCCGCCCAGCGCTACACCCGCACCGGCCCCGCAGCGGTGCTCTTCGAATCGCTGCGCTCCGGCTTCACCGCATCGCTGCAGGTGGACGAGGACGGGCTCGTGCAGGTGTACCCCGGCCTCTTCCGACGCCTCGCCTGA
- a CDS encoding methyltransferase domain-containing protein, with product MAWDPQQYLKFQAERSAPFVDLLQLLQVRKGMHVVDLGCGTGELTARLSDALPGSKVLGIDTSPQMLEQAQTWSRPGLRFERCDLREIGGRWDVIFSHAAIHWAEDHEKLIPTLWERLAHEGQLAVQIPANHDHFTHVAIGQLAAEAPFAEALGGWSRENTVLPVERYAEILHGCGAESITAFLKVYPHLLEDADALLEWTKGTTLVPWLERLPDEMHEPFLARYRERLRARFPERPVFYGFKRILFAGRKP from the coding sequence ATGGCGTGGGATCCGCAGCAATACCTGAAGTTCCAGGCAGAACGCTCCGCCCCCTTCGTCGACCTGCTCCAGCTCCTCCAGGTCCGCAAGGGCATGCACGTGGTCGATCTCGGCTGCGGCACCGGCGAGCTCACCGCCCGCCTCTCCGACGCGCTCCCGGGCAGCAAGGTCCTCGGCATCGACACCTCGCCGCAGATGCTCGAGCAGGCGCAGACCTGGTCCCGCCCCGGCCTGCGCTTCGAGCGCTGCGATCTCCGGGAGATCGGCGGCAGATGGGACGTCATCTTCTCCCACGCCGCCATCCACTGGGCCGAGGACCACGAGAAGCTGATCCCGACCTTGTGGGAGCGCCTCGCCCACGAGGGCCAGCTCGCGGTGCAGATCCCCGCCAACCACGACCACTTCACCCACGTCGCCATCGGGCAGCTGGCAGCAGAGGCGCCCTTCGCCGAGGCCCTCGGCGGCTGGTCCCGGGAGAACACGGTCCTGCCGGTGGAGCGCTACGCAGAGATCCTCCACGGCTGCGGCGCCGAATCGATCACGGCCTTTCTGAAGGTCTATCCCCATCTGCTCGAGGATGCCGACGCCCTGCTGGAATGGACGAAGGGCACGACCCTGGTCCCCTGGCTGGAGCGCCTGCCGGACGAGATGCACGAGCCCTTCCTCGCGCGCTATCGCGAGCGGCTCCGTGCCCGCTTCCCCGAGCGGCCCGTCTTCTACGGTTTCAAGCGGATCCTCTTCGCGGGAAGGAAGCCATGA